A genomic stretch from Thermomonospora umbrina includes:
- a CDS encoding DUF6081 family protein — translation MTGRVAIIGRRGTAVSAVAATVVLAAFGGTAAAAPSAPAETTRVLFRDDFTSGFDTSSKWMLQPTKTPTGTLAHGDGVAITSGDGLTVTPTGRNPRTGEPAFASTNGQDSTEWGGGTSDHLKWLAQPRESSVNGFPVPEQGSLTCTSRMGVRTLGVDRHPFGRAAVSDPQSDPRLASATLISVDHENHSVANFSVTNTQIFAVYERLRVDEHSDFAGFNYSIPVAKTRPGKINDLQIRYDQGGKRVSWLVNGTKVLSTDRIGTLAFPREHLVIDEGGTEEQVTSRNVQCLLSTGNLLDGAGRPQDRDKRGLVQLAKDPGHYFAPLKGEPHRQEFLDTRSLPTNRLWGQGVILNQRLFEMTTEE, via the coding sequence ATGACCGGAAGGGTCGCGATCATCGGGAGGCGGGGAACCGCGGTGTCGGCCGTGGCGGCCACCGTCGTCCTCGCCGCGTTCGGCGGAACGGCCGCGGCGGCGCCGAGCGCGCCGGCGGAGACCACGAGGGTTCTCTTCCGCGACGACTTCACGTCCGGCTTCGACACCTCCTCCAAGTGGATGCTGCAACCGACGAAGACCCCGACGGGCACCCTGGCCCATGGCGACGGCGTGGCGATCACGTCCGGCGACGGGCTGACGGTGACCCCCACCGGCCGCAACCCCCGGACGGGCGAGCCCGCGTTCGCCTCGACCAACGGCCAGGACTCCACCGAGTGGGGCGGCGGCACGAGCGATCACCTCAAGTGGCTCGCGCAGCCCCGGGAGTCCTCGGTGAACGGGTTCCCCGTGCCGGAGCAGGGCTCGCTCACCTGTACCAGCAGGATGGGCGTGCGGACGCTGGGGGTGGATCGGCACCCGTTCGGCCGCGCGGCCGTCTCCGACCCGCAGTCGGACCCGCGGCTGGCCAGCGCCACGCTGATCTCGGTGGACCACGAGAACCACTCGGTCGCCAACTTCTCGGTGACCAACACGCAGATCTTCGCCGTCTACGAACGGCTCCGCGTGGACGAGCACAGCGACTTCGCCGGCTTCAACTACTCCATCCCGGTGGCGAAGACCCGACCCGGGAAGATCAACGACCTGCAGATCAGGTACGACCAGGGCGGCAAGCGGGTGAGCTGGCTGGTCAACGGCACGAAGGTGCTGTCCACCGACCGCATCGGCACGCTGGCGTTCCCGCGTGAGCACCTGGTGATCGACGAGGGCGGCACGGAGGAGCAGGTCACCTCGCGCAACGTCCAGTGCCTGCTGAGCACCGGCAACCTGCTGGACGGCGCCGGCCGCCCGCAGGACAGGGACAAGCGGGGCCTGGTGCAGTTGGCCAAGGACCCGGGCCACTACTTCGCGCCGCTCAAGGGCGAGCCCCACCGGCAGGAGTTCCTCGACACCCGCAGCCTGCCGACCAACCGGCTGTGGGGCCAGGGCGTGATCCTGAACCAGCGCCTGTTCGAGATGACCACCGAGGAGTGA